The following coding sequences lie in one Streptomyces venezuelae genomic window:
- a CDS encoding SgcJ/EcaC family oxidoreductase, translating into MRTESSTVQAADIAAIRRVVADASEFQNDVERFLPLFTADTTVVNFGGRRVVGRDTLEEAMRQALASPLADVVTTVEEEDIRFVRDDVAIVASIKRVSDGRRPGADGEAVTPLPASAGRLTHVLVKEDGTWRITSSQTTPILG; encoded by the coding sequence ATGCGTACCGAGTCGTCCACTGTTCAGGCTGCCGACATCGCCGCGATCCGCCGAGTCGTCGCGGACGCGAGCGAGTTCCAGAACGACGTCGAGCGTTTCCTTCCCCTGTTCACCGCCGACACCACCGTCGTGAACTTCGGCGGGCGCCGCGTCGTCGGGCGGGACACGCTGGAGGAGGCGATGCGGCAGGCGCTGGCTTCGCCGCTCGCCGACGTCGTCACCACGGTCGAGGAGGAGGACATCCGCTTCGTCCGGGACGACGTGGCGATCGTGGCGAGCATCAAGCGGGTCTCCGACGGGCGGCGGCCGGGGGCCGACGGTGAGGCGGTCACCCCGCTGCCGGCCTCCGCGGGACGCCTCACGCACGTGCTGGTGAAGGAGGACGGGACCTGGCGGATCACGTCCTCCCAGACCACCCCGATCCTCGGCTGA
- a CDS encoding nuclear transport factor 2 family protein, which translates to MSEIEIPAAEHSAEHSKAEIDALTAEFFGAFDNRGGKAADVARIRRLMLPGGVIVVTGPQYAAYTVEEFIEPRERLLADGRLVEFAEWEVSERTDVVGDIACRFGEYAKAGVMDGEPFEGGGTKTMQFVRTPEGWRIAAFSWYDHP; encoded by the coding sequence ATGTCCGAGATCGAGATACCCGCGGCCGAGCACTCCGCCGAGCACTCCAAGGCCGAAATCGACGCACTGACCGCCGAGTTCTTCGGGGCCTTCGACAATCGCGGCGGCAAGGCCGCGGACGTCGCCAGGATCCGTCGGCTCATGCTGCCCGGCGGCGTGATCGTCGTGACGGGCCCGCAGTACGCGGCCTACACCGTGGAGGAGTTCATCGAGCCCCGCGAGCGGCTGCTCGCCGACGGGCGCCTCGTCGAGTTCGCCGAGTGGGAGGTCTCGGAACGCACCGACGTCGTCGGCGACATCGCGTGCCGGTTCGGCGAGTACGCGAAGGCGGGCGTCATGGACGGCGAGCCGTTCGAGGGCGGCGGCACGAAGACGATGCAGTTCGTCCGCACGCCGGAGGGCTGGCGGATCGCCGCGTTCTCCTGGTACGACCACCCCTGA